A segment of the Hallerella succinigenes genome:
AATGGAGAGTATCTAACAGTAGGATTGAGGCCGCTTCCGTCATGGTAGAGGATGATTCCTTCTGGGAGCCCTTCGGCATAAAGCCGATAGCATCCTTCGTAACGGAAAAGGACTTCGCACCCGTTGGCCGAGAGCGTTTCTAGATGACTTTTGACATTTGCCTTGTCAAATTCGGGAATGTTGCTGTATGGGATATATGAGGTGATTGCGCTGTCCCCGAGATTCACATCAAAGAGAAGTGTTGTTTCTGTGCTTTCGTGAAAGTATCTGCCGTATGCGCTACTGTCGTTGTCATGATAATCCACTTGTATTGTGATTCCACCATACGGAACACTGATGGTGCCGCCGACATTTTCCATGCATTGTCCCTGCTTGCATTTAAAACTTCCGTCTTCATACAAAAAACATTAATTGAGGGAGAAAAATCCCGTGTCTAGTTTTCCTTCTTCCGCTGGGTAGAGCACCCGCAAATTTACAGTGCGTGTTTCATTTGAATCGATAAAAGACCGTAATGGTATTGTTGCAACACCGCTACCGGAAGAACTCAGGGGTGCGTCGGGTTCGACCAAGTCATTATGTCTTTTGCTGGAACTACTGCGCTGAAAAATGTTGCTGGATGATGATGGAGTGACAGAACTCGAACTGACACTCGGACCTTCTGTCGAAGAATCCAAAATGGAACTTGATGAAACTTGATTCGAAAACGGAACTGGAACTGATTGAAGTTGACGAATCCATGTCAGATGAACTTTCTGTGCTTATTTCTTCGGTGAAAGGTGTGGGACGCTCGGGCTTTCAGAGCAATTTGCAAAAAGGGCTAATGCCGCTGTAAGCTTCCCCATAATTGTAAGCTTCCCCATAATCACTTCGCTCTCTACGAGTTAATCGAAGCCGTTGAGAAAAGTGGGGCTGAAGATTCCAAAGAACTTTTGGATGTACTTATTAAAGGAAAGCGACTGAAGGATATCAGTGATTTGCCTTTAGATTTGGTTGTGTAAATTCTAAAATGAAAAGTTGCGCCGGATTTGACATAGAACGCTGAATCTTTGACAGGGACTCTCCGTCCACATAATACAATATAATTACATTAAAAGAATGATAAAACTCTTTTTCTCATTCAGTTTGGCTATGTAGATTAATTCTTTTAGAGCAGTTGCTAAAAACAACCCGTTTCAATGCGTCTACAAGCCCAGCATAATCAAGGGTTCGCAAAGGTTCTTTTCCACCAGCATAGCTGCAGTGATTGACTTTCTTGTCCCAAGACACCGACACAAATTTTGAAGGGATTTCGCATTTTAACAAACAAGACGGACTTTGGAATGGTTTGCCATTTGCAACAAAAGCCATTTGCTTTGCCGTAGGAGTATCACCGAATCGTTTCGGAATTAGAATAATTTGATTTGATTGCAGAGTTTCTAAAAGTTTTGCATAAACCTCTTGACATTCCGCAATACAATACGAAGAAACCAAAAGATTTACACCGGGCTTAATTTTTGTTTTACTCAATTCAACGACTTGTTCAATCACTCTAATCACTTCTTTCTGATTATCTGGATTATGTATCGTCAAATGAATTTTATCGGGGCTATGCTTCAACAATTTTTCAAAGACATCCCTTTTCAAAAGCGGAAGCCCATTTGACGTCACACTTAAATAGGTTATTGGATAAAGAGCATCCATTATTTTAAAAATGCCTTCATACTCAAAAGGTTCCCCACCACCTAAAGAAACTGCCTTGATTCCATTTTTTACACAATCGGAGGCAAAATCAATTACCTCCGCAGGTTTCCACATTATTGCACCTTCAGGATTGCTGTGGTTATAGCAGAACGAGCAACGCTTGGAACAATAGTTTGACAAATCTATGGAGAGAAGTTCTTTCATTGCATTTTCAACCACTTTTCAATGTCTTCTTTATCTAGAATCAACAGAAGTTGTTTTCCTCTATATGGTTTATTTGCCAAACATTCAATTTCCTTTTTTCGATTATCTAATTCACTTAACAAATAATATGGATACTCTATTCCAAGAATGGAAATTTTATTATTAGAAACTTCTAATTCATTCAAAACATTTTCAAAAATACTATCTTCAATAATAACGACATGCGGATTTATAATATCAAAGACCTGATCCCAATATTCAACAAAA
Coding sequences within it:
- a CDS encoding radical SAM protein codes for the protein MKELLSIDLSNYCSKRCSFCYNHSNPEGAIMWKPAEVIDFASDCVKNGIKAVSLGGGEPFEYEGIFKIMDALYPITYLSVTSNGLPLLKRDVFEKLLKHSPDKIHLTIHNPDNQKEVIRVIEQVVELSKTKIKPGVNLLVSSYCIAECQEVYAKLLETLQSNQIILIPKRFGDTPTAKQMAFVANGKPFQSPSCLLKCEIPSKFVSVSWDKKVNHCSYAGGKEPLRTLDYAGLVDALKRVVFSNCSKRINLHSQTE